The Thalassophryne amazonica chromosome 8, fThaAma1.1, whole genome shotgun sequence genome includes a window with the following:
- the LOC117516354 gene encoding proline-rich protein 36-like, whose amino-acid sequence MQAPTRAPPKSAPRATHVASTRSLRTEAEPASSCPTSQCLRATTTAVLSLPPVPAPRQPCAPVPPKTVRFAPAAAPVSMPATPATLPAGPVSMLTAPATGAISAPAAPPAEPVSVRVTPAVAPASTPAAPAATPVSMPAAPATLPAGPVSMRTAPATGAISAPAAPPAEPLSVRITPAVAPGSTPAAPAAAPVSTPAAPATLPASPVSMRNAPATGAISAPAAPATAPDSTPTAALDFARTAPAPVPAHAAPQPVSRPDGASFARMLSGPSPPAPPHPAPAALPAQKMTIEDANLERVSDILLELYLLRVYFVLTLFSSVLCWFKAPRLLLGWTMSDLNSQFQSVMTWLLGKIILFLGVSPGGSCGFMKTFSISRLLNFSLTSPSTSGHANNPQSLMYLLVQDIRHPELMQDFLVGTCVGLVLFVFRLHF is encoded by the coding sequence ATGCAAGCCCCTACACGAGCACCACCTAAGTCCGCACCACGAGCGACACACGTGGCTTCCACACGCTCGCTTCGGACCGAAGCGGAGCCGGCCTCCTCATGCCCGACTTCCCAATGTCTCCGGGCCACGACAACGGCTGTTCTCAGCCTTCCTCCTGTTCCAGCTCCTCGACAGCCCTGCGCGCCTGTGCCACCGAAGACCGTGCGCTTCGCACCTGCAGCTGCTCCAGTCTCCATGCCAGCGACACCAGCGACGCTTCCAGCCGGCCCGGTCTCCATGCTCACTGCACCAGCGACTGGAGCGATCTCCGCACCTGCGGCACCTCCCGCCGAACCAGTCTCTGTGCGCGTCACTCCAGCGGTTGCTCCAGCCTCCACGCCAGCTGCACCAGCGGCTACTCCAGTCTCCATGCCAGCGGCACCAGCGACGCTTCCAGCCGGCCCGGTCTCCATGCGCACTGCACCAGCGACTGGAGCAATCTCCGCACCTGCGGCACCTCCCGCCGAACCACTCTCTGTGCGCATCACTCCAGCGGTTGCTCCAGGCTCCACGCCAGCTGCACCAGCGGCTGCTCCGGTCTCCACGCCAGCGGCACCTGCGACGCTTCCAGCCAGCCCGGTCTCCATGCGCAATGCGCCAGCGACTGGAGCAATCTCCGCACCTGCGGCACCAGCGACTGCTCCAGACTCCACGCCCACGGCTGCATTGGACTTTGCGCGCACCGCGCCAGCACCTGTTCCAGCGCACGCCGCACCACAACCAGTCTCAAGACCAGACGGTGCGTCGTTCGCACGCATGCTGTCGGGACCTTCCCCTCCTGCGCCTCCTCATCCTGCTCCAGCTGCACTGCCGGCACAGAAGATGACGATCGAGGACGCAAACCTGGAGAGGGTTAGTGACATTTTGCTTGAACTGTATTTGTTGCGGGTCTATTTTGTACTCACGTTGTTTTCCTCtgtgctttgttggttcaaagCCCCACGCCTACTCCTGGGGTGGACCATGTCTGACCTTAACTCTCAGTTCCAGAGCGTCATGACCTGGCTGTTGGGTAAAATTATTTTGTTCTTAGGGGTCTCCCCAGGGGGCAGTTGTGGGTTCATGAAAACATTTTCCATCTCACGCCTGTTAAACTTCTCTCTCACGTCTCCAAGTACTTCTGGCCATGCCAATAATCCACAGTCTTTGATGTACCTTCTCGTGCAGGACATTCGGCACCCTGAGCTAATGCAGGATTTTCTGGTTGGTACTTGTGTTggtctggttttgtttgttttccgtcTGCACTTTTGA